The following proteins are co-located in the Pectinophora gossypiella chromosome 7, ilPecGoss1.1, whole genome shotgun sequence genome:
- the LOC126368061 gene encoding galectin-4-like isoform X2, which yields MVCGDRCGCGAFCRRLFCRARPPESDTEVTAPVTLLQLAEARDVKFTQPLLEPLSIGSHIVCTGTPCEDIPWFAINIGFGDDNAPTDIAVHFNVRMPQCYVVRNTKRQNKWGHEETTAFRLFPFKLGRLFTIEVLVDEKETLWAVDGEHYCSFEHRNPSPLNATWVQVSGVRDATLTIKKTDIYPTLAPALVEVPLRSALDAPAENEPSWRPNVIATISKGIPEGHQIVVHGRLRPMLHSFVIDLMDSAREWPLPNVLAHVNVRAYDESQRDRQLVVLNAWFGGWGLERRQRTARLVPGTNATFRIVRGGGEWAVYADDMLIGELEHRAAPEGVKAVRIRGDLYPDTVYLCPATSSPVKEDC from the exons ctTCAACTGGCAGAGGCACGAGACGTGAAGTTTACACAGCCGCTTTTGGAGCCTCTGTCTATTGGGTCACATATTGTTTGTACCGGCACTCCCTGTGAAGACATACCATG GTTTGCGATAAACATAGGATTTGGAGACGACAACGCTCCTACAGATATCGCAGTTCACTTCAACGTACGCATGCCGCAGTGTTACGTCGTGCGGAACACGAAACGACAAAACAAATGGGGGCACGAGGAAACTACTGCgtttag GTTATTCCCATTCAAACTAGGCCGTCTATTTACGATAGAGGTCCTAGTAGATGAGAAGGAAACTCTTTGGGCAGTAGATGGGGAGCACTACTGTTCCTTCGAGCACAGAAATCCCTCACCACTTAACGCCACGTGGGTGCAGGTTTCCGGCGTCCGAGACGCCACGCTGACTATAAAGAAGACTGATATATACCCCACTTTAGCGCCTGCGTTAGTTGAG GTGCCTCTAAGGTCCGCATTAGACGCTCCAGCGGAGAATGAACCCAGCTGGCGACCGAATGTCATCGCCACCATATCTAAAGGAATACCTGAAGGACATCAAATTGTTGTACATGGAAG ACTCCGTCCAATGCTGCACTCGTTCGTGATAGACCTAATGGACAGCGCGCGCGAGTGGCCGCTTCCGAATGTCCTCGCTCACGTGAACGTGCGTGCCTACGACGAGTCGCAGCGAGACAGGCAGCTGGTCGTGCTGAACGCGTGGTTCGGGGGCTGGGGGCTAGAACGCCGACAGAGAACAGCTAGACTCGTGCCTGGTACTAAT GCGACCTTCAGAATCGTCCGCGGTGGCGGCGAGTGGGCGGTGTACGCGGACGACATGCTCATAGGCGAGTTGGAGCACCGCGCCGCGCCCGAGGGTGTCAAGGCGGTGCGGATACGAGGCGACCTCTACCCTGACACAGTGTACCTCTGTCCAGCTACCTCCTCACCTGTCAAAGAAGACTGCTAG
- the LOC126368061 gene encoding galectin-4-like isoform X3, translating to MLSCIPVATCDRSVPGMLQLAEARDVKFTQPLLEPLSIGSHIVCTGTPCEDIPWFAINIGFGDDNAPTDIAVHFNVRMPQCYVVRNTKRQNKWGHEETTAFRLFPFKLGRLFTIEVLVDEKETLWAVDGEHYCSFEHRNPSPLNATWVQVSGVRDATLTIKKTDIYPTLAPALVEVPLRSALDAPAENEPSWRPNVIATISKGIPEGHQIVVHGRLRPMLHSFVIDLMDSAREWPLPNVLAHVNVRAYDESQRDRQLVVLNAWFGGWGLERRQRTARLVPGTNATFRIVRGGGEWAVYADDMLIGELEHRAAPEGVKAVRIRGDLYPDTVYLCPATSSPVKEDC from the exons ctTCAACTGGCAGAGGCACGAGACGTGAAGTTTACACAGCCGCTTTTGGAGCCTCTGTCTATTGGGTCACATATTGTTTGTACCGGCACTCCCTGTGAAGACATACCATG GTTTGCGATAAACATAGGATTTGGAGACGACAACGCTCCTACAGATATCGCAGTTCACTTCAACGTACGCATGCCGCAGTGTTACGTCGTGCGGAACACGAAACGACAAAACAAATGGGGGCACGAGGAAACTACTGCgtttag GTTATTCCCATTCAAACTAGGCCGTCTATTTACGATAGAGGTCCTAGTAGATGAGAAGGAAACTCTTTGGGCAGTAGATGGGGAGCACTACTGTTCCTTCGAGCACAGAAATCCCTCACCACTTAACGCCACGTGGGTGCAGGTTTCCGGCGTCCGAGACGCCACGCTGACTATAAAGAAGACTGATATATACCCCACTTTAGCGCCTGCGTTAGTTGAG GTGCCTCTAAGGTCCGCATTAGACGCTCCAGCGGAGAATGAACCCAGCTGGCGACCGAATGTCATCGCCACCATATCTAAAGGAATACCTGAAGGACATCAAATTGTTGTACATGGAAG ACTCCGTCCAATGCTGCACTCGTTCGTGATAGACCTAATGGACAGCGCGCGCGAGTGGCCGCTTCCGAATGTCCTCGCTCACGTGAACGTGCGTGCCTACGACGAGTCGCAGCGAGACAGGCAGCTGGTCGTGCTGAACGCGTGGTTCGGGGGCTGGGGGCTAGAACGCCGACAGAGAACAGCTAGACTCGTGCCTGGTACTAAT GCGACCTTCAGAATCGTCCGCGGTGGCGGCGAGTGGGCGGTGTACGCGGACGACATGCTCATAGGCGAGTTGGAGCACCGCGCCGCGCCCGAGGGTGTCAAGGCGGTGCGGATACGAGGCGACCTCTACCCTGACACAGTGTACCTCTGTCCAGCTACCTCCTCACCTGTCAAAGAAGACTGCTAG